Proteins from a single region of Argiope bruennichi chromosome 6, qqArgBrue1.1, whole genome shotgun sequence:
- the LOC129971678 gene encoding 28S ribosomal protein S28, mitochondrial-like, with product MLRLIRNLNLLRAVNSANVYNVQVRCSSDSRKDNETDHPDKKNEISISGLAQALGKFRELEKSEGKVESPPKPQRSFLNLLRHSEFVQMGDPHGKVVVGKIFQVVKTDLYIDFGGKFYCVCRKPKKNSELYVRNAEVKLRINELELCARFLGAVEDLTLLEASATLIELVSTPVSSDAASRLRKNN from the exons atgcttcgtTTAATTCGTAATCTAAACCTACTTCGTGCAGTTAACTCAGCGAATGTTTATAATGTGCAAGTAAGATGTTCTTCCGATTCAAGAAAAGACAATGAAACTGATCAtccagacaaaaaaaatgaaatcagtattTCAGGATTGGCTCAAGCACTTGGAAAATTTCGTGAACTTGAGAAATCAGAGGGCAAAGTGGAATCTCCCCCAAAACCGCAACGaagttttctaaatttacttAGACATTCAGAATTTGTACAAATGGGTGACCCTCATGGTAAAGTAGTTGTAGGTAAAATTTTTCAAGTTGTTAAGACTGACTTATATATAGATTTTGGTGGGAAGTTTTATTGTGTTTGCCGCAAGCCAAAGAAAAATTCTGA GTTATATGTCAGAAATGCTGAAGTCAAGCTGCgaataaatgaattagaattatGTGCTCGATTCTTAGGGGCTGTTGAAGATTTGACCTTGTTAGAAGCAAGTGCAACTTTGATAGAATTAGTTTCAACACCAGTTAGCTCAGATGCAGCAAGTAGACtacgtaaaaataattaa
- the LOC129972839 gene encoding serine/arginine-rich splicing factor 7-like gives MSSRYRNSGPLDCKVYVGELGNSGTRHELEDAFSYYGPLRNVWVARNPPGFAFVEFEDSRDARDAVRGLDGKILCGRRVRVELSSGKSRSSYRPPPRYNPDERCYECGERGHYARDCRGPKRGRSRSRSRSPRRRSRSRSRSRSASRSPVRGHAGGSRSRSGSRSRNGRGSSGD, from the exons ATGTCTTCTCGATATCGTAACTCCGGTCCTTTGGACTGTAAAGTATATGTTGGTGAACTTGGAAATAGTGGCACGCGTCACGAACTAGAAGATGCATTCAGTTATTATGGTCCTCTGAGAAATGTATGGGTTGCAAGAAATCCTCCTGGTTTTGCATTTGTTGAATTTGAAGATTCTCGTGATGCCCGAGATGCCGTCAGAGGACTTGATGGAAA AATTCTCTGTGGAAGACGTGTAAGAGTTGAATTGTCTAGTGGAAAGTCTAGATCATCATACCGACCACCCCCTCGTTACAATCCTGATGAAAGGTGTTATGAATGTGGTGAACGTGGTCACTATGCTCGAGACTGTAGAGGCCCTAAGCGGGGTCGATCAAG ATCACGATCACGCTCCCCTCGACGCAGGTCCAGGAGTCGTTCTCGAAGCCGCTCTGCAAGTCGAAGCCCTGTTAGAGGACATGCTGGAGGATCAAGAAGTCGATCTGGATCAAGAAGCAG AAATGGACGAGGCTCATCTGGAGATTAA